The following proteins are encoded in a genomic region of Bacillota bacterium:
- a CDS encoding S1C family serine protease: MKKLLVLLVILLFGTFLSGCSFLTMTFDFPTTTTTTLTTTMPNTINGTISLGDLEYSTFSYYESDTYLITNVDEYNDVLLNTRDMIRKSNVEILTTLYTEAKVYPWSTQTVRTAVGSSLGSGVIFLEDETYYYALTNHHVIDNDIYDATYQIKAFEDSDESEAILVCFDESLDLAVVKFLKNDRQDIHLMDISTRLYTKFTEGELVLAVGNPLSVLNNVTFGEFRGMETIENADFKVILHNASIHEGSSGGALVDVDGNLLGLNTWGYSTTDEYSFSVPIYIIYMFLINNGII, translated from the coding sequence TTGAAAAAACTACTAGTACTGCTTGTAATCTTATTGTTTGGAACATTTTTAAGTGGATGTTCTTTTTTAACAATGACTTTTGATTTTCCTACCACAACCACAACTACACTTACAACCACAATGCCTAATACAATTAATGGTACCATTAGTTTAGGAGACTTAGAGTATTCTACTTTTTCTTACTATGAATCAGACACCTATCTCATTACTAATGTAGATGAATACAATGATGTATTACTTAACACAAGAGATATGATAAGAAAATCCAATGTTGAAATCCTTACAACTCTTTATACAGAAGCAAAAGTATACCCTTGGTCAACGCAAACTGTAAGGACAGCGGTTGGCTCAAGTCTTGGATCTGGTGTGATTTTCTTAGAAGATGAAACCTATTATTATGCCTTAACCAATCATCATGTTATTGATAATGATATCTACGATGCCACCTATCAAATAAAAGCATTTGAAGATAGCGATGAATCAGAAGCTATTCTTGTTTGTTTTGATGAAAGTTTGGATTTAGCTGTAGTTAAGTTTTTAAAAAATGATCGTCAAGACATCCATTTAATGGATATATCCACAAGGCTTTATACAAAGTTTACAGAAGGGGAATTAGTCTTAGCTGTAGGAAATCCTTTGTCTGTTTTAAATAATGTTACCTTCGGTGAATTTAGAGGCATGGAAACGATTGAAAATGCTGATTTTAAAGTGATTCTCCATAACGCTTCCATTCATGAGGGTTCAAGTGGTGGAGCATTGGTTGATGTCGATGGTAACTTGTTAGGTCTTAACACCTGGGGATATAGCACAACCGATGAGTATTCCTTTTCCGTACCGATTTATATCATTTATATGTTTTTAATAAATAATGGAATAATTTAA
- the htpG gene encoding molecular chaperone HtpG produces MKEKLEFKTESKRLLDLMIHSIYTNKEIFLRELISNASDAIDKYHLSSLTDDTLEKTNEYEIHLEIDKKHRKIIITDDGIGMTYEELVNNLGTIAKSGTLDFLQKMKGKDVQEADLIGQFGVGFYSAFMISKKVQVISKSAYSEKAYKWVSEGEDSFTIEETEKVDRGTEITLSIRKNENEESYDEFLEEYKIRSLVKKYSDYVKYPITIDVESNKPKLDEEGNEIEGEFTTLFESETLNSMVPIWNKNKSEVTDEELHTFYKSQYFDYTDPLYTIWTNVEGALTYKSLLFIPSKAPTNLYSDKYEKGLQLYAKGVFVMDKCKELVPDYLRFIKGLVVSADLSLNISREILQHNRQLLKIASNLEKKILNELEKSLKNEKEKYIQFFEEFGVNLKYGVYDNFGEKKELIKDLLLFKTTNKEEWVTLKEYVEAMPKEQDSIYYGSASSKDAILISPQMDLIKSKGYDVLVLTDEVDEFMINILHEYEKHSFKSINQGDLNIVDDKEKESIKTLETENKDLLEKLKEILKGEVTDVKLSTRLTDSPVCLVSGEGLSFEMEKVINQMPGDKTLKAEKILEINPKHELFKAIESVFENDEAELSDFAWILYNQALLIEGLPIKDPVSFSNKMVQLMIKSTAKKVSGGQNDQNPKND; encoded by the coding sequence ATGAAAGAAAAATTAGAATTTAAAACCGAGTCCAAACGGTTACTTGATTTAATGATTCACTCCATTTATACAAACAAAGAAATCTTTTTAAGAGAACTCATCTCAAATGCATCTGATGCAATCGATAAGTATCACTTATCAAGTTTGACGGATGATACACTTGAAAAAACCAATGAGTATGAAATTCATCTTGAGATTGATAAAAAGCATCGCAAAATTATTATAACTGATGATGGAATTGGCATGACCTATGAAGAATTAGTTAATAATCTAGGAACGATAGCCAAAAGTGGTACACTTGATTTCTTGCAAAAAATGAAAGGTAAAGACGTACAAGAAGCAGACTTAATTGGTCAATTTGGAGTTGGCTTTTATTCAGCTTTTATGATTTCAAAGAAAGTCCAAGTTATCTCAAAATCCGCTTATAGTGAAAAAGCTTATAAATGGGTTTCTGAAGGTGAAGATAGTTTTACCATTGAAGAGACAGAAAAAGTAGATAGAGGAACAGAAATTACTTTAAGCATCCGAAAAAACGAAAACGAAGAAAGTTATGATGAATTTTTAGAAGAATACAAAATTCGAAGTTTGGTTAAAAAATATTCTGATTACGTAAAATATCCTATTACCATCGATGTTGAGTCTAATAAGCCAAAACTTGATGAAGAAGGAAATGAAATAGAAGGCGAATTTACTACCCTTTTTGAAAGCGAAACATTAAATTCAATGGTGCCCATCTGGAATAAAAACAAATCAGAAGTTACCGATGAAGAATTACATACTTTTTACAAATCACAATATTTTGACTATACAGATCCCTTATATACCATCTGGACGAATGTAGAAGGCGCATTAACTTACAAATCCTTACTATTTATACCTTCAAAAGCACCTACAAACCTTTATTCTGATAAGTATGAAAAAGGATTACAATTATACGCAAAAGGCGTATTTGTCATGGATAAATGTAAAGAATTAGTTCCAGACTATTTAAGATTTATAAAAGGACTAGTTGTCAGTGCAGATTTGTCCTTAAATATTTCAAGAGAAATATTACAACACAATCGTCAACTATTAAAAATAGCTTCCAATTTAGAAAAGAAAATCTTAAATGAACTTGAAAAATCTCTAAAAAACGAAAAAGAAAAATACATCCAATTTTTTGAAGAATTTGGCGTAAACTTAAAATACGGAGTCTACGATAATTTCGGAGAAAAAAAGGAGTTAATCAAAGACTTATTACTGTTTAAAACAACGAACAAAGAAGAATGGGTAACCCTTAAAGAATACGTAGAAGCAATGCCCAAAGAACAAGACTCCATTTACTATGGATCTGCCTCGTCAAAAGACGCTATTCTTATCTCTCCTCAAATGGATTTAATCAAATCCAAAGGATATGATGTTTTAGTATTAACCGATGAAGTTGATGAATTCATGATAAATATTTTACATGAATATGAGAAGCATTCTTTTAAATCCATTAATCAAGGAGACTTGAATATTGTAGATGACAAAGAAAAAGAATCCATCAAAACACTTGAAACCGAAAATAAAGATCTTTTAGAAAAATTAAAAGAGATTCTGAAAGGCGAAGTAACAGATGTCAAATTATCTACAAGATTGACCGATTCTCCTGTTTGTTTAGTCAGTGGAGAAGGGCTTTCCTTTGAAATGGAAAAAGTCATTAATCAAATGCCAGGAGATAAAACGCTAAAAGCTGAAAAAATCTTAGAAATCAATCCAAAACACGAACTATTCAAAGCAATTGAATCAGTCTTTGAAAATGATGAAGCCGAATTGTCAGATTTTGCTTGGATTTTATACAATCAAGCTTTACTCATTGAAGGATTACCGATTAAAGATCCCGTTTCTTTCTCCAATAAAATGGTTCAATTAATGATCAAATCGACAGCGAAGAAAGTTAGTGGTGGTCAAAATGACCAAAATCCTAAAAACGATTAA
- a CDS encoding energy-coupled thiamine transporter ThiT, which translates to MKKKNQIQIIAEIGVLTSIALVLDLLANLWGPLLGFVNGGSVSIAMLPIFVIAFRRGILPGLEAGLILGVLQIALGKFYYLNFFQFMLDYILAFTLVGFAGLFRKGSFKPSHLVYGMLLGSFLRLVSAYFAGALYWSAYILEGIQGVDSTLHSNFASWLLTPESITWVGSFIYNAAYLIPSALLCILFGLILQKRGILTVNH; encoded by the coding sequence ATGAAAAAGAAAAATCAGATTCAAATTATTGCCGAAATTGGTGTGTTAACTTCTATTGCTTTGGTATTAGATTTGCTCGCAAATCTATGGGGACCTCTTCTTGGTTTTGTCAATGGAGGAAGTGTATCGATTGCGATGCTGCCTATTTTTGTTATTGCCTTTCGAAGAGGTATTCTTCCAGGACTAGAAGCTGGATTAATTCTTGGAGTGTTGCAAATTGCGTTAGGGAAATTTTACTACTTAAATTTCTTTCAATTTATGTTAGATTACATCCTCGCTTTTACACTTGTAGGATTTGCAGGTCTTTTTAGAAAGGGATCTTTTAAACCAAGTCATTTAGTCTATGGGATGCTTTTAGGTAGTTTTTTACGATTAGTGTCAGCGTATTTTGCAGGAGCACTCTATTGGTCTGCCTATATTCTAGAAGGAATTCAAGGAGTAGATAGTACCCTTCACAGTAATTTTGCTTCATGGCTTTTAACGCCAGAATCTATCACTTGGGTTGGGTCATTTATTTATAATGCAGCCTATTTAATTCCTTCTGCTTTGCTTTGTATTTTATTTGGATTGATCTTACAAAAACGAGGAATTTTAACGGTCAATCATTAA
- the recU gene encoding Holliday junction resolvase RecU, producing MINYPIKKSMTSTSVTSTSNRGMDLEAAINQTNEYYIENDIAYIYKKPIPIQVVKVDYERRSAAKISEAYYKIPSTTDYNGIYKGRYIDFEAKETMNKTSFPLKNIHLHQVAHLDNVVRHGGIGFVIIHFSKLGKTYLLDSKYVSLFYNRKDTGRKSITLDEVVENGHEIKEAYVKRLDYLKVLDTIYFSGKKKM from the coding sequence ATGATTAATTATCCAATTAAAAAATCAATGACTTCTACTTCAGTAACATCTACTTCAAACAGAGGAATGGATTTAGAAGCTGCAATTAATCAAACAAATGAGTATTATATTGAAAACGATATCGCATATATTTATAAGAAACCTATTCCCATTCAGGTAGTGAAGGTTGATTACGAAAGACGAAGCGCCGCAAAAATTTCTGAAGCTTATTATAAAATTCCTTCTACGACGGATTACAATGGAATCTATAAAGGAAGATACATCGATTTTGAGGCAAAAGAAACAATGAATAAAACTTCATTTCCACTTAAGAATATTCATTTACATCAAGTAGCTCACTTAGATAATGTAGTAAGACATGGAGGAATTGGTTTTGTAATCATCCATTTTTCAAAACTTGGAAAAACCTATTTGCTTGATTCTAAATATGTCAGCTTATTTTACAATCGAAAAGATACAGGAAGAAAATCCATAACACTTGATGAAGTAGTTGAAAATGGCCATGAGATTAAAGAAGCTTATGTGAAACGCTTGGATTATTTAAAGGTTCTTGATACAATCTATTTTTCTGGAAAAAAGAAGATGTAA
- a CDS encoding histidine phosphatase family protein: MNEIILVRHGETDANRNYVVQGRMDNPLNEFGESQAIKTGKYFKKNQEKFDLVISSPLKRAFNTARLIIQEMDLKKPIIVHQNLIERNFGDYDGQKIDEDYSDLIKRGTIPHMEQNPELEKRVFAALKDICEQYPNKRLLIVTHSHVIKSILVHLVKEFTYTSFLSNCSINYLSYKNKMFKVNQFNINPLVE; encoded by the coding sequence ATGAATGAAATAATCTTAGTAAGACACGGTGAAACCGATGCAAACCGTAATTATGTTGTTCAAGGAAGAATGGATAATCCTTTAAACGAATTCGGTGAGTCTCAAGCAATCAAAACAGGAAAATATTTTAAGAAAAATCAGGAGAAATTTGATTTAGTCATTTCGTCTCCTCTTAAACGAGCCTTTAATACCGCAAGATTAATTATCCAAGAGATGGACTTGAAAAAACCTATTATAGTCCACCAAAATTTAATTGAACGAAATTTTGGAGATTATGATGGCCAAAAAATTGATGAAGATTATTCGGATTTAATTAAAAGAGGTACGATTCCTCATATGGAACAAAATCCAGAATTAGAAAAACGAGTGTTTGCGGCTTTAAAGGATATTTGTGAACAGTATCCAAATAAGAGACTTCTTATCGTCACTCACTCTCATGTCATTAAATCTATTTTGGTACATTTAGTTAAAGAATTTACTTACACTTCTTTCTTATCAAATTGTAGTATCAATTACTTATCCTATAAAAACAAAATGTTTAAAGTGAATCAATTCAATATCAACCCTTTAGTTGAATAA
- a CDS encoding glycoside hydrolase family 2 protein produces MRKDIHLNFDWYYLPDFDPKYIKKDASLSDFKKVMIPHTLKEIPFQYFKETDYQFIGSYVKHFTVEKELQESNVLLKFFGVMNVCEVFLNEVSLGIHEGGYTPFSYDISSLIDFEHENTIFVKVDATEISNVPPFGDVVDYLGYGGIYREVCLEIRPIFFIHDLFITTIESPNLSEEEMLLLAKIRWNKTPEAEHDINLSLYLKDEVILSKVIKGELAFESGIQELVVNIKRWTLDNPVLYKLELVVLENGKEIDHITESFGFRSANFTSEGFILNNKLVKLIGLNRHQSYPYVGYAMPSRMQARDAEILKFELGCNIVRTSHYMQSDHFIKRCDEVGLLVFEEIPGWQYIGDDHFKELSLKALETMIEHHFNHPSIVLWGVRINESADDHDFYEKTNELAYKLDKVRQTGGVRNMKNSEFLEDVYTYNDFSHTGDNPGLENPRKIIHKIVPYLVTEHNGHVFPTKKWDSESKRCEQALRHLEVMNSSFQYLTVSGAIGWCMTDYNTHKEFGSGDHICHHGVMDMFRIPKYASYAYASQQMKKPVLMVASNMMMGEYSKSIVPPTVIFTNCDYLKIYHNDQLVGTFYSDWEKFPYIPNAPVIIDDYIGDRILENESYSKKVAKKIKQVLLAYNRYGTDMPLKDKLSMANLMSVHKFTMKDAMDLYSKYIGGWAKEGCLYKYEGYMDDKLVATSIRGQSKEVFLKAELDDKILLHDITYDVTRLVVSLKDEFDNILPFASNVIEIETSKELQIIGPNKLSLLGGSTGIYLKTTGILGKASIRIQSVGFKPISLKLEIK; encoded by the coding sequence ATGAGAAAAGACATACATTTAAATTTTGATTGGTACTACCTTCCTGATTTTGACCCTAAATATATCAAAAAGGACGCTTCTTTATCTGACTTTAAAAAAGTCATGATTCCGCACACATTAAAAGAAATTCCGTTTCAATATTTTAAAGAAACGGATTATCAATTTATTGGGTCCTATGTAAAGCATTTTACAGTGGAAAAAGAACTTCAAGAAAGCAACGTGCTTCTAAAATTTTTTGGTGTTATGAATGTATGTGAAGTATTCTTAAATGAAGTGTCACTTGGCATACATGAAGGGGGATATACTCCTTTTTCCTATGATATTTCTTCTTTAATCGATTTTGAACATGAAAACACTATATTTGTCAAAGTAGACGCAACTGAAATTTCAAATGTTCCTCCATTTGGAGATGTAGTAGATTATTTAGGATATGGAGGAATTTACCGAGAAGTTTGCCTCGAAATTAGACCAATTTTTTTTATTCATGACTTATTTATCACTACAATAGAATCTCCTAATTTAAGCGAAGAAGAAATGTTGTTATTAGCAAAAATCAGATGGAATAAAACCCCTGAAGCAGAACATGACATCAATCTTTCGCTTTACCTAAAAGATGAAGTGATTTTATCAAAAGTAATCAAAGGCGAACTAGCTTTTGAAAGTGGTATTCAAGAATTAGTTGTAAATATTAAACGATGGACATTAGACAATCCCGTCTTATATAAATTAGAATTAGTTGTTTTAGAAAACGGAAAAGAAATCGATCACATTACCGAATCCTTCGGTTTTAGAAGCGCTAATTTTACAAGCGAAGGGTTTATCTTAAATAACAAATTAGTCAAGTTAATTGGCTTAAATCGTCATCAATCTTATCCATACGTAGGATATGCAATGCCTTCCCGAATGCAAGCAAGAGACGCAGAAATTCTTAAATTCGAATTAGGTTGTAATATCGTCAGAACTTCTCATTACATGCAAAGTGATCATTTCATCAAGAGATGTGATGAAGTCGGATTATTGGTATTTGAAGAAATTCCAGGTTGGCAATACATTGGTGACGATCACTTTAAAGAATTGTCTTTAAAAGCGCTTGAAACGATGATAGAACATCACTTTAATCATCCATCCATTGTTTTATGGGGAGTTCGAATCAATGAATCTGCAGATGATCATGACTTTTATGAAAAAACCAATGAACTAGCCTATAAATTAGATAAAGTAAGACAAACCGGTGGCGTTCGTAATATGAAAAACAGTGAATTTTTAGAAGATGTGTATACTTACAATGATTTTTCTCATACCGGAGACAATCCAGGGCTTGAAAACCCAAGAAAAATCATCCATAAAATCGTTCCATATTTAGTGACAGAACACAATGGACATGTTTTCCCAACCAAAAAATGGGACTCAGAAAGCAAACGTTGTGAACAAGCTTTAAGACATTTAGAAGTGATGAATTCCAGTTTCCAATATCTTACAGTCAGTGGAGCAATTGGATGGTGCATGACCGATTACAATACCCATAAAGAATTTGGTTCAGGCGATCATATCTGTCATCACGGGGTCATGGATATGTTTCGTATTCCTAAATATGCAAGTTACGCATACGCCTCTCAACAAATGAAAAAACCAGTTTTAATGGTCGCTTCCAATATGATGATGGGAGAATATTCAAAAAGTATTGTTCCACCAACCGTCATTTTTACTAATTGTGATTATTTAAAAATTTATCACAACGACCAACTTGTTGGTACCTTTTATTCTGATTGGGAAAAATTCCCTTATATTCCAAATGCTCCAGTTATCATTGATGACTATATTGGAGACCGAATTTTAGAAAACGAATCCTATTCTAAAAAAGTAGCTAAAAAGATTAAACAAGTGCTTTTAGCTTACAATCGTTATGGAACGGATATGCCTTTAAAAGACAAATTAAGCATGGCTAATTTAATGAGTGTTCATAAATTCACCATGAAAGATGCAATGGATTTATATAGCAAATACATTGGTGGATGGGCAAAAGAAGGCTGTCTTTACAAGTATGAAGGGTACATGGATGATAAATTAGTTGCAACTTCAATTAGAGGACAATCCAAAGAAGTCTTCTTAAAAGCTGAACTTGACGATAAAATACTCTTACACGATATCACCTATGATGTGACAAGACTTGTGGTTTCATTAAAAGACGAATTTGATAATATTTTACCTTTTGCTAGCAACGTCATTGAAATTGAAACATCAAAAGAATTACAAATCATTGGACCTAATAAACTTTCGCTCCTTGGAGGCTCAACAGGAATCTATCTTAAAACAACCGGAATCCTTGGAAAAGCTTCCATTCGTATTCAATCAGTAGGATTTAAACCAATTTCGTTAAAACTTGAAATCAAATAA
- a CDS encoding pyrimidine-nucleoside phosphorylase translates to MRMVDIIEKKREGIALTETEIEFVISGYVKGDIPDYQVSAWLMAIYFKGMTDEESSFLTKAMLYSGDIIDLSKIEGVKVDKHSTGGVGDKTTLILGPLVASVGAKVAKLSGRGLGHTGGTLDKLESIDGLSIDLSEEKFISQVNKIGIAVAGQTGEIVPADKLLYALRDVTGTVPSIPLIASSIMSKKLASGADVICLDVKIGDGAFMKTLEHARELSKIMVNIGASFGKKVVAFITGMDQPLGFAVGNRLEVKEAIDTLSGNGPKDLETLCIEIGSRMIYLAGKADSLEKAKQIAKANLHNGIALKKFNEFILSQGGNISNLDDFVKVKEIYPFIAVKEGYISQIKALNIGLASMKLGGGRATKEDIIDPMVGIVLSKKVGDYVKKGDTLAQIYANTTVTKEILDSLLEAFVIVKEVVKKPEIILEIIG, encoded by the coding sequence ATGAGAATGGTAGACATTATCGAAAAGAAAAGAGAAGGGATTGCTTTAACAGAAACTGAAATTGAATTTGTGATTTCAGGATATGTAAAAGGGGATATACCCGACTATCAAGTTAGTGCATGGCTTATGGCCATTTATTTTAAAGGAATGACAGACGAAGAATCAAGTTTTTTAACAAAGGCTATGTTATATAGTGGCGACATTATTGATTTAAGCAAAATAGAAGGCGTAAAAGTAGATAAACATTCAACAGGTGGAGTAGGCGATAAAACGACGTTAATTTTAGGGCCTTTGGTTGCTTCCGTTGGAGCGAAAGTCGCAAAACTATCTGGAAGAGGACTAGGTCATACTGGTGGAACTCTTGACAAACTTGAATCCATTGATGGATTATCCATTGATTTATCAGAAGAAAAATTTATCTCTCAAGTAAATAAAATTGGTATTGCTGTTGCAGGTCAAACCGGAGAAATCGTACCTGCCGATAAATTACTATATGCTTTAAGAGACGTAACAGGAACCGTTCCATCCATTCCTTTAATTGCATCAAGTATCATGAGCAAGAAACTTGCAAGCGGGGCAGATGTTATCTGTTTAGATGTAAAAATTGGCGATGGAGCCTTTATGAAAACGTTAGAACATGCAAGAGAACTATCCAAAATTATGGTAAACATAGGAGCGTCCTTTGGGAAAAAAGTAGTTGCTTTTATTACGGGAATGGATCAACCCTTAGGCTTTGCAGTTGGAAACCGACTTGAAGTAAAAGAAGCAATTGATACACTTTCAGGAAACGGACCCAAAGATTTAGAAACTCTTTGTATCGAAATCGGGTCTAGAATGATTTATTTAGCAGGAAAAGCAGATTCTCTTGAAAAGGCAAAACAAATCGCAAAAGCAAATCTTCATAATGGAATTGCCTTAAAGAAATTTAATGAATTCATTTTATCTCAAGGAGGAAACATATCCAATCTTGATGATTTTGTGAAAGTTAAAGAAATCTATCCATTCATCGCCGTAAAAGAAGGATATATTTCTCAAATAAAAGCATTAAATATTGGTTTGGCTTCTATGAAACTAGGTGGAGGAAGAGCTACGAAAGAAGATATTATTGATCCAATGGTTGGAATAGTATTATCAAAAAAAGTAGGAGATTATGTCAAAAAAGGTGATACATTAGCACAAATTTACGCCAATACCACTGTGACAAAGGAAATACTTGATTCGTTACTTGAAGCATTTGTTATTGTTAAAGAAGTTGTAAAAAAACCAGAAATTATCTTAGAAATCATTGGATAA
- a CDS encoding 5'-nucleotidase C-terminal domain-containing protein: protein MKKILSFFIIILTTFLLVGCAFFSSSTTTSSSASTTTTTTTSTVFSSTDTSILGTETIDLYSINDYHGGAYSDLSDFYEMSEFLYNQKATNEAVIMATGDMFQGTALSNYYYGLPFVKAFNYIGLDAFTIGNHEFDWGIDIIKNYADSDLENGEADYPFLAANIVYKDTQEMLPWTTPYKVVTVKGVKVGIIGIIGDVIGSISASKVSNIEFLDQADTVYQYAEILRTTEDCDIVVASIHDYNSSMNEEIAGFTGVHLVDAIFNGHTHTDVASFISRTGVRMPYAQVSSKYFSLIAKISLVYDFQSESVISAESYIIGTSVLGDENAYVNQLINVFADDEDYVDYVTEVLAIADDSIDTESKNDLANWAATVIKDYLELDFGVLNYSGVRKQIYPGEITMGDLVEVMPFDNYIKTVYLTGETILDLMNDDYLAFNYHPDTFLVASQLYKVGVVDFVFDMVDDYGNPSFDFAYGENIVTTTVLIRNLLAEDLRNTTGDFDPINGTSYDTLNPVTFSFRSSFYLDILKSIL, encoded by the coding sequence ATGAAAAAAATACTATCCTTTTTTATAATTATTTTGACAACTTTTCTATTGGTTGGTTGTGCTTTCTTTTCATCTTCCACGACGACCTCTTCAAGCGCTTCAACCACCACTACAACGACCACTTCAACTGTCTTTAGTTCTACGGATACATCTATTCTTGGGACAGAGACAATTGATCTTTACTCCATAAATGATTATCATGGAGGAGCTTACTCGGATTTATCTGATTTTTATGAGATGAGTGAATTTTTATATAATCAAAAAGCGACAAATGAAGCAGTAATTATGGCAACGGGTGATATGTTTCAAGGAACCGCTTTATCTAATTATTATTATGGGTTACCTTTCGTTAAAGCTTTTAATTATATTGGCCTTGATGCATTCACCATTGGAAATCATGAATTTGATTGGGGAATCGATATCATTAAAAATTACGCCGATTCAGATTTAGAAAATGGCGAAGCAGATTATCCTTTTTTAGCCGCAAATATTGTGTATAAAGATACACAAGAAATGCTTCCTTGGACAACGCCTTACAAAGTCGTTACAGTTAAGGGTGTAAAAGTTGGAATCATTGGGATCATTGGAGATGTCATAGGCTCCATATCGGCTTCTAAAGTTTCAAATATCGAATTTTTAGATCAAGCGGATACCGTGTACCAATACGCTGAAATATTAAGAACAACAGAAGATTGTGATATCGTAGTTGCTTCCATTCATGACTATAATTCTTCTATGAACGAAGAAATTGCTGGATTCACAGGAGTTCATTTAGTAGACGCTATTTTTAATGGACATACTCATACAGATGTTGCTTCTTTTATATCAAGAACAGGTGTTCGTATGCCTTACGCTCAAGTAAGCAGTAAATACTTTTCCTTAATTGCTAAAATTTCACTTGTATATGATTTTCAATCCGAATCAGTGATAAGCGCAGAAAGTTACATCATTGGCACAAGTGTTTTAGGCGATGAAAACGCTTATGTTAATCAATTAATTAATGTGTTTGCTGATGACGAAGATTACGTAGACTATGTTACAGAAGTCCTTGCTATTGCGGATGATTCCATCGACACAGAATCAAAGAACGATTTGGCTAATTGGGCCGCAACCGTAATTAAAGACTACTTAGAACTTGATTTTGGAGTGCTAAATTATTCAGGAGTAAGAAAACAAATTTATCCAGGGGAAATTACTATGGGTGATTTAGTGGAAGTAATGCCTTTTGATAATTACATCAAAACAGTTTACTTAACAGGAGAAACCATTTTAGACTTGATGAATGATGATTATCTTGCTTTTAATTATCATCCGGATACTTTTTTAGTAGCTTCTCAACTTTACAAAGTCGGAGTGGTTGATTTCGTATTTGACATGGTAGATGACTATGGTAATCCTTCCTTTGATTTTGCTTATGGAGAAAACATTGTCACCACAACCGTATTAATTCGCAATTTATTAGCAGAGGATCTTAGAAATACCACAGGAGATTTTGATCCAATCAATGGGACAAGTTATGATACCTTAAATCCTGTAACGTTTTCTTTTCGTTCTTCGTTTTATTTAGATATTTTAAAATCCATTCTGTAA